From the genome of Thiovibrio frasassiensis:
CAAGGACAGGATGCCGACAAAGATCAGAATCTCGACAAAGGCCCGGAGGTCGCCGATATTGAACCCCGCCTGCCCTGCCCTGTTATAGACAAGCGCCACCGGAAACAAAAAGAGGATGTCCACGGCAAAGGCCACAAACATCAGGGCATAGAGATAATAGACAATGCCAAAACGGATCCAGGCGTCGCCAATGGGCTCCATGCCGCATTCGATGAGTTGCTTTGTTTTTCCCTGGGTGTTTCTGGTGGTTCTGGGGGCAAGAAGGAGGGCGATAATGAACGGACCCACCGCAAAACCCAGGCCACCCAGAAAAAAGGCCGCCACATAAAGAATATCAAGAGTTGCCTGCTGTTCCACGACTGTAAGCTCCTTTGGTTGAAGCGCATTATGCGAATAGCTTCCGACCTAAATAGCCCTATCAAAAATCGATGTCAAGCAAATACTGAATGAGTATTCAGAAAAAGCATTGCGCATGAAAACAGGGCAAAAAAACCACGTTTTCCACATTGTTTCAAGAGGTTAAAAGGAGAGTGTCGCGCAGAAATTTCGTCTGGGCCAGCATGGGCAGAGACTTGGAAATCAGCACAAATTCAAACTGTTAGCCAAGGTACAAATACCGTGGCGACAAATACCTAGCCAGGGCATTTTTTTTGTTTTTTTATTGCGCGGTGACAACAGTCCGAGCCAGCAACTCGAGAAGCCGCTGATGGATATTATCAAACCCGCCATTGGACATGATGGCCACCACATCGCCCTCGCGAAGGGTGGAATCAAGATGGGAAAGAAGTGCTTCGGTGGTGGAAAAATAGCCGGCAGCAAGGCCGCGGCTCGCCAAATCGTCAACCAACTGAAGGGAGGAAAACCGTTCCCCCTCCGGAATATTGACAAGGGGGGCAGGCTCGCGCACCAGGACCTCTGCCGCGGCATCAAAGGCAGAGGCGTAGGCCTCCTGAAACACCTTCCGCCGGCTGGAGTTGGTGCGGGGCTCAAAAACAGCCACCAACCGGCGCCCAGCATAGGCAGCGCCCAAAGCGCCCAAGGTTTCCCGGACCGCGGTCGGATGATGGGCAAAATCGTCGATCACCGTCACCCCGCGCGCCACGCCGCGAACCTCCTGGCGCCGCCGGACCCCTTGAAATTTTCGTAACCCTTGGGCGACATCCTCCCGGGCAAAACCCAGGATATCGAGAACCGCGATAACGGCCAGAGCATTTAAGGCATTATGCTGACCGGGCAGCACATTTTCGAACGCACCGAAGGAGGCGCCATTTTTGCGCACCTGAAACGAGGTCGCAGAAGGACGGACATCCAGGTCTGTCACCTGCCACTCGCAACCCTCGGTGCAGCCATAGCCGACCACCGTACACTTGGCCCCCAGACAAACCTCGCGGACAACCGGGTCGTCCCAGCATGCCACCAGAAACCCATCAGGGGGCATGCTGGCGACAAGCTTGGCAAAGGAAACCTTGATCGCGGCAAGGTCGGCATAGATATCAGCGTGGTCAAACTCGATACTGGTCAGAATGGCAATATGGGGCCGATAATGCAAAAATTTCGGGCCCTTGTCAAAAAAGGCCGTGTCGTACTCATCGCCTTCGGCGACAAAATATTTTCCTTCCACCACATTGAAATTCCGGCCAAAGGCCTGCACCAGGCCACCGATCATAAAACTCGGTTCCGCCCCGATCTCACGCAGCAGGCTGGCCAGGAGAGAAGAAGTCGTGGTCTTGCCATGGGTTCCGGTCACGACCAGAGAGGTCTTGTCGCGGATAAAAAAATGGCTCAGGGCTTGGGGAAAAGAAACATAGGGGATGGCGCGCTCGGCCAGGGCCAAGGCTTCCGGATTTTCCCTCCGGATGACATTGCCGACCACCACCAGATCGGGGCGCGGCTCAAGATTGTCGGGAGAATAGCCGGACTGCACGGCAATATTCTGCCCGGCCAGAAAATCACTCATGGGGGGATAGACCTGCTGATCCGAACCGGTCACGGTGTAGCCCGCGCTTTTCAGCATACCGGCCAAGGCCCCCACCCCGGTGCCGCAGATGCCCATGAGATGGATGTGCCTGATCGTTTCAGGAAAACGGTTCAAAGCCGGCTCAAGGACCGCCGCGGATTCCGGCACGGTCAGGACCTGACGGTATCCCGCACCGACTGATAAATGGCGCGGAACATTTCGTCAAAATTGGACGGGGCAAGCCGACCCACCTCGATGAACTTTATCACGATCTCTTTGGAGACCTTGAGAATGGCATCCTCGGAAACCGGTTTCAGGGCAGGCTCTGGCGTTTTAACTGAATGACTCATGGAATTCTCGAGAAAGAAACACTAGGAGAAAACAAGAAAAAAACCTCTGCCAGACACGAAGAAGGCCAATTCTTAAAGTTGGCAGAGGCTGACCTGTTGAGAAAAACCGGTTAAGCCCTCCCCAAAGGTGCTTTTAGATAAAGAATGGTGGAGCTACGCGGGATCGAACCGCGGACCTCTTGCATGCCATGCAAGCGCTCTCCCAGCTGAGCTACAGCCCCACATTGTCCTAGGAAGTGCCGGGCAACGACTATCCGCCTGACACGCTGCTTCAAATACCATCCCGCAGCATGGCATGTCAAGCGTTTTCTCCACGAAAAGAGCTGCCATTTTTCTTGCCAAGGCATAACGAGTCTGTTACAGTCTGAAAGATTTTTATCTATACTCATAACTCTCTGTAAATTAAAGGCATTCTAAATAAAACGTAGAGGTAACCGCATTATGTTCTCACCCTTTGACTCGCTGTTCGGATGGCTCTCCAACGATCTGGCCATTGACTTGGGAACTGCTAACACCCTGGTTTTCGTAAAAGGCAAAGGTATTGTTCTCCGGGAACCCTCGGTGGTTGCCATTCGCAAGGATGCGCGCACCAACAAGGTTCTGGCCGTGGGTAAAGAGGCGAAAATGATGCTGGGCCGCACCCCGGGCAATATCATTGCGGTGCGCCCGATCAAGGACGGCGTCATCGCCGATTTTGAAGTTACCGAGGCAATGCTGCGCTACTTCATAAATAAGGTGCACAATCGCCGCACCCTGGTGCATCCCCGCATCATCATCAGCGTTCCCTCCGGGATCACCCAGGTTGAAAAGAGAGCGGTCAAAGAATCCGCCGAATCGGCAGGGGCCCGCGAGGTCTATCTTATTGAAGAACCGATGGCCGCTGCCATCGGCGCAGGATTGCCCATCACCGAGCCCACCGCCAACATGGTTGTCGATATCGGCGGCGGCACCACCGAGGTTGCGGTGATTTCCCTGGCAGGCATCGTCTATGCCAGCTCCCTGCGGGTGGCCGGCGACAAAATGGATGACGCCATTCTCCATTACATCAAACGCAAACATAACCTGGCCATCGGCGAGCACACTGCCGAAGTCATCAAAACAACGATTGGCGACGTCATGCCCGAACCTCCCTATGACACCATGGAGGTCAAAGGCCGCGACCTTGTTTCCGGCGTACCGAAAACCCTGACCATCACCTCGGAAGAAATCCGCACCGCGATCACCGAACAGGTGGACGCCATCATCGAGGCAGTCAAGATGGCCCTTGAGCTTACCCCGCCGGAACTTTCCGCGGACATCGTCGACCAGGGCATCGTGCTCACCGGCGGCGGCGCTTTGCTCCGTAATCTCGACAAGCGGCTCAGCGAGGAAACCGGCCTGCCCATCATCATCGCGGAAGACCCTCTCTCCTCGGTGGTGCTTGGCTCGGGCAAGGCCCTGGAAAATATCGATATCCTCAAAGAGGTCATGACCACCTAAGGCAGCGCGGTCAGGCTGACAGAGTGCTCATTATAGGCAACAAAATCCCCAGGCGCACCTTTCCTCTCTTTACCTTTCAGAGAAACATGGCGACATACAACTATTTTCAGAGTCTGTGATGAGGAAAAAAAACAAACGCGCCAGGCAGATCAGACTCTTTCTTTTTTTCGGCCTTCTCCTCGCCCTGTTCATTATCCTGATTGTCTCCACGGTGGGACGCCAGGAATTTAATGCTCCCCACAAATTAGCCCTTGAGGTCATCGGCACGGCGCAGTATGCCATGACCCGGATGACCGGCAGCTTCAAAAATGGCTGGCAGAACTATACCGCCCTGATCAACGTCCGGGAAGAAAACGCCCGGCTGCGGGAAGAGCTGCAAAAACACAAAGCGGTCAACAATGAATACCGGGAAGCCGTGGCAACCAATGTCCGGCTGGCAAAACTGCTTGAGATGAAGGAAACCCTCCCGGCACCCACCCTTACCGCGGAAATCATCGGGGTGGACCCTTCCCAGTGGTTCAAAACCATCATCATTGACCGGGGCAGCAGCGATGGAGTCCAGGCAGGCATGCCCGCCGTAACGGTGGAAGGCGTGGTCGGTCAGGTCACCAACACCTCGCCCCATTTTGCCAAGATTCTTCTGGCAACCGACCCGAACAGCGCCCTTGACGGACTGGTCCAGGAAACCAGGGTGCAGGGGATTGTCAAAGGTGGCGGCGCCGGATTCCACATGGAATATGTGCTCAAAAACGCCGAGGTGAGCAAAGGCGACAGGATTGTCACCTCCGGGATCGGAGGGGTTTTCCCAAAAGGGGTGCCGATCGGCACGGTCGCCAAAGCAGAAAAAGCAGGGCGGGGCATGTTCCAGGAAATCGAGATCGAACCTGCGGCGGATTTCTCGCAACTTGAGTATTTGATCATTGTCATGAAAAAGGATCCGCTGGCAAAATAATGGCGCACATTTACCAGAAAAATCCCTCCTCCCTTCAGGGCACCGCCCTTTCCCCTGAAGATTCGGCCATGCCCCAGGCGGTGCGCCAACCCTTGCCGCCGACAATCTCAACCCAGATCCTATCCCAATGGTTCTAAGTTTTCTTTTTCTCTCAGGAACTATCCTTCTCATCCTGCAGACCACCCTGCTTCATGCCCTACCCGAGTGGTTTGGCCGACCTAACCTTTTGTTTTTGTTTATTGTTTTTCTTGGCACCTACCTCGATCTCTATAAAGGGGCGATGCTGGCCTTGCTGTTCGGCCTGATTATGGATATCTTCTCCGGGGTCTTTCTTGGCCTGCACCCCGTGATCTACCTTATTCTCTTCTTTATTCTCCAACTCATTTCCAGGCACCTGGCCATCAATGAGTCGATTCACCAAATCCCGCTCGTTGCCCTGAGCTACCTGTTTACCGCCAGCAGCATCTTTGTTTTCACCTCAATCCTGTCGCCGGAGAGCAGACTGTACTGGGCCTGGGGCAATGAAATCCTCCAAGTCCTGATCCTCTCGGTAATCTGTATCCCTTTTTTCAATTTTTTCCTTTGGCTCACCACAGCTTTTGACAGCAAGAACGCGAACAATCCCTTTCGCCGCTCCAAAACAGGCAACCGCTACCGGATGTAGCAAGGATCTCCTTTAAAAACATGCCGCCACGTCCCCTTGCCAAAATAAACAAGATCGATCCCGCCGAGCTCAAGATGCTCAAAAAGCGGATCGATATTGCCATGGTCCTGATCATACTCTCCGCCGCCCTCCTGATCACCAGACTCTGGTATCTTCAGATCTATCGGGGCGATGAATACGCAAAACTTTCCGAGATGAACCGCATCCGCATCCAGGATATTGCCGCTCCGCGCGGCAATATCCTGGACCGCACCGGTCAGCCGATCATCACCAACCGCCCTCGCTTCAATGTGGTCTGGAGCCGGGAAGACGCACCGAACCCCGATGAGGTCATTAAAGATCTCGCCAGGATCCTCCACGAAGATATCTCCGTACTCCTGGACAGAATCCGGGCCGCCACGGAAAATCCCCGCTACATGCCCACCAGGCTAAAGGAAGATATCGACTGGGAAACCCTGGCCGCCATCGAGAACAAACACCTATCCCTGCCCGGGGTCCGCATCGAGGTTATTCCCTCCCGGGACTACCTCTACGGTGATTTTGCCTCCCATCTGGTTGGCTATCTTGCCGAGATCAGCCCGCGCGAACTGACGGAAAAACGCTACGCCAGTTACCAAAGCGGCGATCAGGTCGGCAAACAGGGAGTGGAAAAGATCTTTGAAAAGTATCTCAAGGGCGAAAAAGGCCGCAACTATCTGGAAGTTGACGTCCATGGCTTTGAACAGCGCCAGATGCAGCTGCAGGAACCTTTCCCAGGCAACGACCTGCACCTGACCCTCGATATCGAGCTGCAGCGGGTCGCGGAAGAAGCGATGGACGGCAGGGCCGGCGCCGTGGTGGTCATGGATGTGAACACCGGCAACCTGCTCGCCATGTGCAGCTCCCCGCCGCTCCATCTCCAGGAATTTGTCGGCGGCATCTCGCAAACCGCCTGGAACAGGCTGCTCGATGACCCGCTCAACCCGTTGCTCGACAAAACCATTCAGGGACAATATCCGCCAGGTTCCGTCTTTAAGATCGTTACCGCCCTGGCAGCCATCTCCGAGGGGATCATCACCCCGGACGCCACCTATTTCTGCGGCGGCTCCCTGAATTTCGGCAACCGGCGCTACGGCTGCTGGAAGAAAGGCGGCCACGGGACGGTGGATTTCCAGCGGGCCCTGATCGAATCATGCGACGTCTATTTTTATTCGGTGGGCATGCGGCTGGGGGTGGACAAAATCGCCAAGTACGCCACCAGCCTGGGACTTGGCAAGAAGACCGGGATAGAACTCGAACATGAAAAAGGCGGGATCATTCCTTCCATGGAGTGGAAACAACAACGCTACAAGGAAAAATGGCAGGACGGGGAAACCCTCTCCGTCGCCATCGGCCAGGGCTATGTGCTGACCACCCCCCTGCAGCTCTGCCGCATGACGGCGGCGGTGGTAAACGGCGGCACCCTCTACCGACCCCAGCTGGTCCAGAGCATCACCGCGCCTGACGGAAGAACCCTGAAAACCTTTACCCCGATCAGCGAAGGCAAGATTCTCGGTTCCGCACACTCGCTGGCGCTCATCAAGGAAGCCTTGGTCGGGGTGGTCAATTCACCGGGCGGCACCGCCAAGGCGGTGAAGCTCCCCGATGTCCTCATCGGCGGCAAGACCGGCACCGCCCAGGTGGTCCGTCTCGCCCAGGTTGAAGGCATGAGCGAGAAAGCCATCCCCTACAAATACCGGGACCATGCCTGGTTCACCTCCTTCGCCCCCGCGGAAAAACCGGAGATTGCCGTGACCGTCCTGGTTGAGCATGGCCAGCACGGCGGTTCCGCGGCTGGCCCTATCGCCAGGGCGGTCTACAAGCGCTATTTCGAGCTCAAAAACGGCACACCGGGGGACGCAGTCGAGACACCACCATCCCTTACCAAGGATGAAAAGGAAGAATAATGTTACGCTTTGACCGCCGCCTGTTTCTGAATATCGACTGGGTCCTGATTGGAGCCGTACTTGTTGTCGCCTTCATCGGCCTGGCCAACCTTTACAGTTCAACCCATCTCTACACCAATGTGGGCACCCCGCTCTATCTGAAGGAACTCACCTACTACCTTTTCAGCGCGGCCATCCTCCTCCTCATCGTCAGTATCGACTACCGGGTGTTGCTCACCCTGAATTACCCCTTGTATGTGGCGATGATTCTCCTCCTGGTCTTCGCCCTGGTTTTCGGTAAAACCATTGGCGGCGCCCAGCGCTGGATCAATCTCGGATTTTTCCGATTGCAGCCGTCGGAACCGGCCAAGCTCATCCTGGTCATTACCCTGGCAAGCTACTATTACCGCAAAGAAACAGGCAAGGGCTTCACCCTGCTCGACCTGGCAGTGCCTGCCCTGCTGACCGGCCTGCCCTTCCTGCTCATTGCCAAACAGCCCGACCTCGGCACCGGCCTGTTGCTGGGGTTTGTCTTTATCTCCATGACCCTCTTTGTCAAACTCCGCTGGACCACCCTGGCCACTCTCTTATGCGGGGGGCTTTCCGCCATCCCCATTGCCTGGAAGTTCTTCCTGAAACCCTACCAGCGCCAGCGGGTTACCACCTTTCTCAATCCGGAAAACGACCCCCTGGGCACGGGCTATCACATCATCCAGTCAAAAATTGCGGTGGGCAGCGGCTTGATCTTCGGCAAGGGATTTATGAAGGGTACCCAGGGCCAGCTCGATTTTCTCCCGGAACGGCACACCGACTTCGCCTTTTCGGTCTGGGCCGAGGAGTGGGGGTTTATGGGCTCTGTGGTTCTGGTGGTCTGCTATTTTTTCATGATCCTCTGGGGGCTGAACATCGCCATCTCGGCCAGGGATAAATTCGGAGTGCTGCTTGCCTTTGGGGTGGTTTCGCTTATCTTCTGGCAGGCCTTCATCAACCTGGCCATGGTCATGGGCCTCTTGCCCGTTGTCGGGGTGCCCCTGCCCCTGATCAGCTACGGCGGTTCTTCGCTGCTCACCAACCTGGCAGGGCTTGGGCTTTTGATGAATATTCGGATGCGCCGCTATATGGGGTCCAGCTGAGCGCCGGGGTCCCCGAGCCATCTTCTCATTTTAGAGCCAGCCCTGTTGCCGACAGCAATCAGCAACCAACACCCCCAGCCCGCGGATGAATGCGGGATTGATGTTCAGGGAATCGGTCCGTTCCAGCCGCAGCCCCAACGAGGCAGCCAGCTCCCGATACTGGATGTCGATCTCATACAGGGTTTCCACGTGGTCGGAAACAAAGCTGATCGGGACCATCAGGACATTCTTTCCCCCTGCCTTGGCCAAGCGCGCCAGCATCTCCGGGGTCGAAGGGGCAAGCCACTCCACCGGCCCGCTGCGGCTCTGAAAACACAATTCCCCGCCCACCCCGCTGATTGTTTCCACCGCCTGAATGGTCCGCTTGATCTGCTCCAGGTAAGGATCGCCCTCCCGAATAAAGGAAACCGGCAGGCTGTGCGCGCTGTAGACCAGCTGCGCCGGTGCCCCGGCAAACCGTGCCAGCCCCTCTTTAATGCTCTGCGCCAGGCACCCGACATAGTCCCGCTGCTCCGGCCATTCCCGAATCTCCGCCAACTCGAAATCATGCCCTGCGGCAGCAATCGCCTCCCGGAGCGCATCGAGGGACGAGCCGGTGGTGGCCCGGGAATAATGGGGGTAGAGGGTCAGGGCGACAATCCGGCGCACCCCGGCCCGAGCAAATTCCGCTAAGGCCTTCTCCGCGTCGGGCTGCCAGTAGCGCATGGCCATGCGCACCGTAAAATTACCTTCCGCACCCAGCACTGCCTCCAAAGCCCTGCCCTGCTCCCCGGTGATCCGGGCCAAGGGCGAGCCGCCGCCGATCAAGCGGTAGGCCTCGCAACTCTTCGGCGCCCTACTGGCCGCGATCCTGCGGGCAATGAATTTCTGCAAAAAAGGAAAGGGGGAAAGGCGGATGATGGTGCGGTCGGAGAAGAGATTGCGCAGAAACGGCTCGACATCGGCCAGGGTTTCCGGCCCGCCGAGATTGAGGAGGATGACGCCGATGGGTTTGTTCAT
Proteins encoded in this window:
- a CDS encoding NADH-quinone oxidoreductase subunit A, with translation MEQQATLDILYVAAFFLGGLGFAVGPFIIALLLAPRTTRNTQGKTKQLIECGMEPIGDAWIRFGIVYYLYALMFVAFAVDILFLFPVALVYNRAGQAGFNIGDLRAFVEILIFVGILSLIIIYAWKKGVFKWERKIYNPR
- a CDS encoding UDP-N-acetylmuramate--L-alanine ligase — encoded protein: MPESAAVLEPALNRFPETIRHIHLMGICGTGVGALAGMLKSAGYTVTGSDQQVYPPMSDFLAGQNIAVQSGYSPDNLEPRPDLVVVGNVIRRENPEALALAERAIPYVSFPQALSHFFIRDKTSLVVTGTHGKTTTSSLLASLLREIGAEPSFMIGGLVQAFGRNFNVVEGKYFVAEGDEYDTAFFDKGPKFLHYRPHIAILTSIEFDHADIYADLAAIKVSFAKLVASMPPDGFLVACWDDPVVREVCLGAKCTVVGYGCTEGCEWQVTDLDVRPSATSFQVRKNGASFGAFENVLPGQHNALNALAVIAVLDILGFAREDVAQGLRKFQGVRRRQEVRGVARGVTVIDDFAHHPTAVRETLGALGAAYAGRRLVAVFEPRTNSSRRKVFQEAYASAFDAAAEVLVREPAPLVNIPEGERFSSLQLVDDLASRGLAAGYFSTTEALLSHLDSTLREGDVVAIMSNGGFDNIHQRLLELLARTVVTAQ
- a CDS encoding rod shape-determining protein, with the translated sequence MFSPFDSLFGWLSNDLAIDLGTANTLVFVKGKGIVLREPSVVAIRKDARTNKVLAVGKEAKMMLGRTPGNIIAVRPIKDGVIADFEVTEAMLRYFINKVHNRRTLVHPRIIISVPSGITQVEKRAVKESAESAGAREVYLIEEPMAAAIGAGLPITEPTANMVVDIGGGTTEVAVISLAGIVYASSLRVAGDKMDDAILHYIKRKHNLAIGEHTAEVIKTTIGDVMPEPPYDTMEVKGRDLVSGVPKTLTITSEEIRTAITEQVDAIIEAVKMALELTPPELSADIVDQGIVLTGGGALLRNLDKRLSEETGLPIIIAEDPLSSVVLGSGKALENIDILKEVMTT
- the mreC gene encoding rod shape-determining protein MreC → MRKKNKRARQIRLFLFFGLLLALFIILIVSTVGRQEFNAPHKLALEVIGTAQYAMTRMTGSFKNGWQNYTALINVREENARLREELQKHKAVNNEYREAVATNVRLAKLLEMKETLPAPTLTAEIIGVDPSQWFKTIIIDRGSSDGVQAGMPAVTVEGVVGQVTNTSPHFAKILLATDPNSALDGLVQETRVQGIVKGGGAGFHMEYVLKNAEVSKGDRIVTSGIGGVFPKGVPIGTVAKAEKAGRGMFQEIEIEPAADFSQLEYLIIVMKKDPLAK
- the mreD gene encoding rod shape-determining protein MreD, with product MVLSFLFLSGTILLILQTTLLHALPEWFGRPNLLFLFIVFLGTYLDLYKGAMLALLFGLIMDIFSGVFLGLHPVIYLILFFILQLISRHLAINESIHQIPLVALSYLFTASSIFVFTSILSPESRLYWAWGNEILQVLILSVICIPFFNFFLWLTTAFDSKNANNPFRRSKTGNRYRM
- the mrdA gene encoding penicillin-binding protein 2, giving the protein MPPRPLAKINKIDPAELKMLKKRIDIAMVLIILSAALLITRLWYLQIYRGDEYAKLSEMNRIRIQDIAAPRGNILDRTGQPIITNRPRFNVVWSREDAPNPDEVIKDLARILHEDISVLLDRIRAATENPRYMPTRLKEDIDWETLAAIENKHLSLPGVRIEVIPSRDYLYGDFASHLVGYLAEISPRELTEKRYASYQSGDQVGKQGVEKIFEKYLKGEKGRNYLEVDVHGFEQRQMQLQEPFPGNDLHLTLDIELQRVAEEAMDGRAGAVVVMDVNTGNLLAMCSSPPLHLQEFVGGISQTAWNRLLDDPLNPLLDKTIQGQYPPGSVFKIVTALAAISEGIITPDATYFCGGSLNFGNRRYGCWKKGGHGTVDFQRALIESCDVYFYSVGMRLGVDKIAKYATSLGLGKKTGIELEHEKGGIIPSMEWKQQRYKEKWQDGETLSVAIGQGYVLTTPLQLCRMTAAVVNGGTLYRPQLVQSITAPDGRTLKTFTPISEGKILGSAHSLALIKEALVGVVNSPGGTAKAVKLPDVLIGGKTGTAQVVRLAQVEGMSEKAIPYKYRDHAWFTSFAPAEKPEIAVTVLVEHGQHGGSAAGPIARAVYKRYFELKNGTPGDAVETPPSLTKDEKEE
- the rodA gene encoding rod shape-determining protein RodA, with translation MLRFDRRLFLNIDWVLIGAVLVVAFIGLANLYSSTHLYTNVGTPLYLKELTYYLFSAAILLLIVSIDYRVLLTLNYPLYVAMILLLVFALVFGKTIGGAQRWINLGFFRLQPSEPAKLILVITLASYYYRKETGKGFTLLDLAVPALLTGLPFLLIAKQPDLGTGLLLGFVFISMTLFVKLRWTTLATLLCGGLSAIPIAWKFFLKPYQRQRVTTFLNPENDPLGTGYHIIQSKIAVGSGLIFGKGFMKGTQGQLDFLPERHTDFAFSVWAEEWGFMGSVVLVVCYFFMILWGLNIAISARDKFGVLLAFGVVSLIFWQAFINLAMVMGLLPVVGVPLPLISYGGSSLLTNLAGLGLLMNIRMRRYMGSS
- the hemH gene encoding ferrochelatase, whose protein sequence is MNKPIGVILLNLGGPETLADVEPFLRNLFSDRTIIRLSPFPFLQKFIARRIAASRAPKSCEAYRLIGGGSPLARITGEQGRALEAVLGAEGNFTVRMAMRYWQPDAEKALAEFARAGVRRIVALTLYPHYSRATTGSSLDALREAIAAAGHDFELAEIREWPEQRDYVGCLAQSIKEGLARFAGAPAQLVYSAHSLPVSFIREGDPYLEQIKRTIQAVETISGVGGELCFQSRSGPVEWLAPSTPEMLARLAKAGGKNVLMVPISFVSDHVETLYEIDIQYRELAASLGLRLERTDSLNINPAFIRGLGVLVADCCRQQGWL